One part of the Caproiciproducens sp. CPB-2 genome encodes these proteins:
- the def gene encoding peptide deformylase gives MALRQIRTFDDEILRKVCKPVAEVDGHIRQLLDDMAETMYHAPNGGGLAANQVGILRRLVVADMGEGLFKLVNPEIVEESGEQTVIEGCLSFPGIWGRLKRPSHVVVKALDENGKPIVLDVTGEMAKCLCHEIDHLNGIVFTEKILEYVNIEEIEEQE, from the coding sequence ATGGCGTTGCGGCAAATCAGAACGTTTGATGATGAAATTCTTCGTAAGGTCTGCAAACCCGTTGCCGAGGTGGACGGCCATATCCGCCAGCTTCTCGACGATATGGCGGAGACAATGTACCATGCCCCGAACGGCGGCGGTCTGGCCGCAAATCAGGTCGGGATCCTAAGGCGTTTAGTCGTCGCCGATATGGGGGAAGGGCTCTTTAAGCTGGTGAATCCTGAAATCGTGGAAGAAAGCGGCGAGCAGACGGTGATCGAGGGATGCCTGAGCTTCCCCGGTATCTGGGGCCGGTTGAAAAGACCGTCCCATGTCGTGGTAAAGGCTTTGGATGAAAACGGAAAGCCAATCGTTTTGGATGTCACGGGAGAGATGGCAAAATGCCTCTGTCACGAAATCGACCATCTGAACGGGATTGTCTTTACGGAAAAAATTCTGGAGTATGTCAATATTGAAGAAATTGAAGAACAGGAATAA
- a CDS encoding ClC family H(+)/Cl(-) exchange transporter, with product MEKSRMYQILSDLNRLKWSVTYKGIIAGMIAGLLVTLYRLGIEFGTEKSLEAYQFLRLHPIYIVPWMLFIAIAGYLTYRLVKLEPYAKGSGIPQVAGIVLFGMKIKWHTVLLVRYLAGILTSFFGVSLGREGPSIQIGAAGSQAFAKKAGKNKLEENCLITAGASAGLSAAFNAPLSGIMFALEEIHRTFSPNILIGATTAALTADLVSKYFFGLKPVLNYTDIPQLPIRYYGLLLPLGILSGIVGAAANKGLLDISLLYAKLPAFLRPGAALLLALPCGLLIPQVLGGGQNLIKLSESAQISISLLGIYLVMKLAFTCVCFGSGIPGGIFMPILSLGAMTGCIFGKMITVWGLSADYIPAFCVCAMAGAMSGSVKAPVTSILLMAEMTGSLVHLLPVAAVAFIALLTSDVLKISPVYEVLLERLTDEEKDSAGGKKAGAIIEIPVELGSKVARKKVKDVGWPEGALIVSLHRGKKELVPNGETQILPGDYLVVLSSEQGFDEMNRSLMELCRSDL from the coding sequence ATGGAAAAATCGAGAATGTATCAAATACTGTCCGATCTGAACAGACTGAAATGGAGCGTTACCTATAAGGGAATCATTGCCGGAATGATCGCGGGGCTTCTGGTGACGCTTTACCGCCTGGGGATTGAATTCGGCACCGAAAAATCGCTGGAGGCGTATCAGTTTTTACGGCTGCATCCGATCTATATCGTTCCGTGGATGCTCTTTATCGCGATTGCAGGATACCTTACCTACCGGCTGGTAAAGCTGGAGCCGTACGCGAAGGGGAGCGGAATTCCGCAGGTTGCGGGAATCGTCCTGTTCGGAATGAAAATCAAATGGCACACCGTACTGCTTGTGCGTTATCTGGCGGGAATCCTGACGTCTTTTTTCGGCGTTTCTCTGGGCAGGGAAGGTCCGTCCATCCAGATCGGGGCCGCCGGCAGCCAGGCGTTCGCAAAGAAGGCCGGAAAAAACAAGCTGGAGGAAAACTGTCTGATTACCGCGGGCGCTTCGGCCGGTCTTTCGGCAGCGTTTAACGCGCCGCTGTCCGGGATTATGTTTGCGCTGGAGGAAATTCACCGGACTTTTTCCCCCAATATCCTGATTGGCGCAACCACGGCCGCGCTGACGGCCGATCTGGTATCAAAATATTTTTTCGGGCTGAAGCCGGTGCTGAATTATACAGACATCCCACAGTTGCCCATCCGATATTACGGCCTGCTGCTGCCTCTTGGGATTCTCTCCGGAATTGTGGGGGCCGCTGCCAACAAGGGCCTGCTGGACATTAGCCTGCTCTACGCGAAGCTGCCCGCTTTTCTGCGTCCCGGCGCCGCGCTGCTTCTTGCCCTGCCCTGCGGGCTGCTGATTCCCCAGGTGCTGGGCGGCGGCCAGAATCTGATCAAGCTGTCCGAAAGCGCCCAGATCAGCATTTCCCTGCTGGGGATCTATCTGGTTATGAAGCTCGCCTTTACCTGTGTCTGTTTCGGAAGCGGGATTCCCGGCGGTATTTTTATGCCCATCCTCTCCCTGGGGGCCATGACCGGGTGTATTTTCGGGAAAATGATTACCGTATGGGGCCTGTCGGCGGACTATATTCCCGCGTTCTGCGTCTGCGCAATGGCGGGAGCCATGTCCGGCTCCGTAAAAGCGCCCGTCACCAGCATCCTGCTGATGGCGGAAATGACGGGTTCGCTGGTACACCTGCTGCCGGTCGCGGCAGTCGCTTTTATTGCGCTGCTTACCTCCGATGTGCTGAAAATCTCCCCGGTTTACGAGGTGCTGCTGGAACGGCTGACCGATGAGGAAAAGGATAGCGCCGGCGGGAAAAAGGCGGGCGCCATCATTGAAATTCCGGTGGAGCTTGGCTCTAAGGTTGCCAGAAAAAAGGTGAAAGACGTCGGCTGGCCGGAGGGCGCGCTGATCGTATCCCTGCACAGGGGAAAAAAGGAGCTGGTCCCCAACGGGGAAACACAGATTCTGCCCGGCGACTATCTGGTGGTCCTTTCCTCCGAGCAGGGATTTGATGAAATGAACCGGTCGCTCATGGAGCTTTGCCGTTCCGATTTATAA
- a CDS encoding VOC family protein, which translates to MRYNCALIAVRDMARSKQFYCGLLEMEVTADFGANVTLSDCVALQTLDTWKTFLHREETEITLGHNAAELYFEESDMDRFLEKLASHPGIEYVHPPKEHAWGQRVVRFYDPDRNIIEVGEEMTTVARRFAASGMTPEQVAARMDVPVGAVRHWLAE; encoded by the coding sequence ATGAGATACAATTGTGCGCTCATTGCCGTGCGCGATATGGCGCGTTCCAAACAATTTTACTGCGGACTGCTGGAAATGGAAGTAACCGCCGACTTCGGCGCGAACGTTACGCTGTCCGACTGCGTCGCTTTACAGACGCTGGATACCTGGAAGACGTTCCTGCACAGGGAGGAAACGGAAATCACCCTGGGGCACAACGCCGCCGAGCTGTACTTTGAGGAATCCGACATGGACCGTTTTCTGGAGAAGCTCGCGTCCCACCCGGGAATCGAATACGTTCACCCGCCGAAAGAACACGCCTGGGGGCAGCGGGTGGTACGCTTTTATGACCCCGACCGCAACATTATCGAAGTGGGAGAGGAAATGACGACGGTGGCGCGCCGCTTTGCCGCGAGCGGTATGACTCCGGAACAGGTGGCCGCACGGATGGATGTCCCCGTCGGAGCCGTCCGGCACTGGCTGGCCGAATAG
- a CDS encoding helix-turn-helix transcriptional regulator has product MRNRVKELRELFGLTQEQLGELVGASRQAINAVETGKNEPSVWLAYDIARVFGEPIESVFLFEDSERKSRAESSRRVTDGVAANQNV; this is encoded by the coding sequence GTGAGAAACAGAGTCAAAGAGCTTCGGGAGCTGTTTGGGCTGACCCAGGAGCAGCTGGGCGAGCTGGTGGGCGCGTCCAGACAGGCGATCAATGCGGTTGAAACCGGAAAGAATGAGCCTTCCGTCTGGCTTGCGTACGATATCGCAAGGGTATTCGGTGAGCCGATTGAGAGCGTGTTTTTGTTTGAAGACAGTGAGAGGAAATCGAGGGCGGAATCGAGCAGGAGGGTGACAGATGGCGTTGCGGCAAATCAGAACGTTTGA
- the rsgA gene encoding ribosome small subunit-dependent GTPase A: MNQLIRYGAKERRFAEAALYPGLHLARVVSQYKDRYKIITEDGECFAGVSGRFRYEAAEPSRYPAVGDFVMADRTGGGSGDAVVHRVLPRSSVFERKAAGGGQQAQVVAANIDTVLICMSLNHDCNPSRLERYLSVAWSGGAVPVVVLTKADLCADLQSAVAEITSAAPGTDVVVTSRCDQSSCDRLLPYLQPGMTASFIGSSGVGKSTLINRLAGEDLLRTSGIRQDDKGRHTTTRRDLLVLPQGGIVIDTPGMRELGVETVDLSRSFSDIDDLSSQCRFRDCTHTAEPGCAVLKALEAGTLDARRLESYRKLKREARYDGLSSRQIENEKLNGMFEDVGGMKKARKFIRQNDKRRGGY, encoded by the coding sequence TTGAATCAGCTGATCCGTTACGGCGCGAAGGAGCGCCGGTTTGCAGAGGCGGCTCTCTATCCCGGCCTGCATCTGGCGAGAGTCGTATCCCAATATAAAGACCGATATAAAATCATCACGGAGGACGGCGAATGCTTTGCCGGGGTTTCCGGCAGGTTCCGTTATGAGGCGGCCGAACCGTCCCGGTATCCGGCGGTAGGCGACTTTGTCATGGCGGACCGCACCGGCGGCGGCTCCGGCGACGCGGTCGTCCATCGGGTGCTGCCGCGCAGCAGCGTTTTTGAACGGAAGGCCGCGGGCGGCGGGCAGCAAGCGCAGGTGGTGGCCGCCAACATCGACACCGTATTGATCTGCATGTCTCTGAACCACGACTGCAACCCGAGCCGCCTGGAACGCTATTTGTCCGTGGCATGGAGCGGCGGGGCGGTTCCCGTCGTCGTGCTGACGAAAGCCGACCTTTGCGCGGATTTACAAAGCGCAGTGGCTGAAATCACGTCGGCCGCTCCGGGTACCGACGTGGTCGTCACCTCCCGCTGCGATCAGAGCTCCTGCGACAGGCTGCTGCCCTATCTGCAGCCGGGCATGACGGCGTCCTTCATCGGGTCGTCCGGCGTCGGCAAATCCACCCTGATCAACCGGCTCGCCGGGGAAGATCTGCTCCGTACCTCCGGTATCCGTCAGGACGACAAGGGGCGGCACACCACCACCCGAAGGGACCTTCTGGTTCTGCCGCAGGGCGGTATTGTCATCGACACCCCCGGCATGCGCGAGCTTGGGGTGGAAACCGTCGACCTGTCCCGGTCCTTTTCCGACATCGACGACTTATCTTCCCAATGCCGTTTCCGGGACTGCACCCACACCGCGGAACCCGGCTGCGCGGTTTTGAAGGCGCTGGAGGCGGGAACGCTGGACGCCAGGCGGCTGGAAAGCTACCGGAAGCTGAAGCGGGAAGCCCGTTACGACGGACTTTCCTCAAGGCAGATTGAAAATGAAAAGTTAAACGGCATGTTTGAGGACGTGGGCGGGATGAAAAAAGCAAGAAAGTTCATCCGTCAGAATGACAAACGAAGAGGAGGATACTAA
- a CDS encoding lactate utilization protein — MDDKIEQTLRQLQRNRMTGYFAESREEVTGLLSKLLRPGETVGCGDSVTLEQLGVYDFLRNGDFVFLDKYREGLSPEEKRELYIKNFSADTFLTGTNAVTRDGRLFNIDGNGSRVAPMVYGPKQVIVVIGVNKIVGSVQEAVERARQVAAPLDAKRLGKNTPCAKLGRCVDCRHEQRICNDFVLITGNFDKNRFKIILVNETLGY; from the coding sequence ATGGACGATAAAATCGAACAGACCCTCCGTCAGCTGCAAAGAAACCGAATGACGGGTTATTTCGCGGAAAGCCGCGAGGAGGTAACCGGACTGCTTTCAAAGCTCCTCCGTCCCGGAGAAACGGTCGGATGCGGGGATTCCGTCACGCTGGAGCAGCTCGGCGTGTATGATTTTCTGCGGAACGGGGATTTTGTTTTCCTCGACAAATACCGCGAAGGGCTCTCCCCGGAAGAAAAGCGGGAGCTCTACATTAAAAACTTTTCCGCGGACACGTTCCTTACCGGCACAAACGCGGTGACCCGGGACGGCAGGCTGTTCAACATCGACGGAAACGGCAGCCGGGTGGCCCCTATGGTGTACGGCCCGAAACAGGTGATCGTTGTCATCGGGGTAAATAAAATCGTCGGCTCCGTGCAGGAAGCGGTGGAGCGCGCCCGACAGGTCGCGGCGCCCCTGGACGCGAAAAGGCTTGGCAAAAACACCCCCTGCGCAAAGCTCGGCCGGTGTGTCGACTGCCGCCACGAGCAGCGGATCTGCAACGATTTTGTCCTTATTACCGGCAACTTTGACAAAAACCGATTCAAAATCATCCTTGTAAATGAAACCCTCGGCTATTGA
- a CDS encoding helix-turn-helix domain-containing protein: MELSIGKNIQDKRKSLGLTQEQLASALGVSIAAVSKWETGGAYPDITLLAPLARLLDVTVDGLLGFEPQLSEEQVMDLCGQCSREFERGSFEHAVALAEKYRKEYPNSALLKLRLGSVCMMHTPCARTEEEAEGLLKQAEALMRDAAKSEDVSTREAAWQSLCALLMQKERYGDALKALEQIHQPVTDPAAMKVSVYYAMGDLKKSKQTAQYLLANHLTACDIALGTLSNLAKKEKDYPLALKMEDLSLRLFRMFDRDKLYGQNLNHYLMIAQCCAEEGKVRETLDALHDFVTCARTPLDLEAVKASPFFDSIEMRETPYSESYLNRCACRMVKENPAFDFLKGKPEFMGILEELARLSEK, from the coding sequence ATGGAATTATCCATCGGAAAGAACATTCAGGACAAACGAAAGTCCCTGGGTCTGACCCAGGAACAGCTGGCGTCCGCCCTTGGGGTCTCCATCGCGGCGGTTTCCAAATGGGAAACCGGCGGCGCCTATCCGGATATCACGCTGCTCGCTCCCCTTGCCCGCCTGCTGGACGTCACGGTGGACGGCCTGCTCGGGTTTGAGCCGCAGCTGTCGGAGGAGCAGGTCATGGACCTCTGCGGGCAGTGCTCCCGGGAATTTGAACGGGGTTCCTTTGAGCACGCGGTGGCATTGGCTGAAAAATACCGAAAGGAATATCCCAACAGTGCGCTTTTGAAGCTGCGCCTGGGCAGCGTCTGCATGATGCACACCCCCTGCGCCCGGACGGAAGAAGAAGCCGAAGGTCTGCTGAAACAGGCGGAGGCACTGATGCGGGACGCGGCAAAAAGCGAGGACGTTTCCACCCGGGAGGCAGCCTGGCAAAGTCTGTGCGCCCTGCTGATGCAGAAGGAACGCTACGGGGATGCGCTGAAGGCGCTGGAGCAGATCCACCAGCCGGTCACGGACCCCGCGGCGATGAAGGTTTCCGTGTATTACGCGATGGGCGATCTAAAAAAATCCAAACAGACGGCGCAATATTTACTGGCAAACCACCTGACCGCCTGCGACATTGCGCTGGGGACCCTTTCAAACCTTGCGAAAAAAGAGAAGGACTATCCTCTTGCCCTGAAAATGGAGGACCTGAGCCTTCGGCTTTTCCGGATGTTTGACCGGGATAAGCTTTACGGACAGAACCTGAACCATTATCTGATGATCGCACAGTGCTGTGCGGAGGAGGGGAAAGTACGGGAAACACTGGACGCGCTGCATGACTTTGTGACGTGCGCACGCACGCCGCTCGATTTGGAAGCGGTGAAAGCAAGTCCCTTTTTCGACAGCATCGAGATGCGTGAAACGCCCTATTCCGAAAGCTATCTGAACCGCTGTGCCTGCCGGATGGTGAAGGAAAACCCCGCGTTTGATTTTCTGAAGGGGAAACCGGAATTTATGGGGATTCTGGAGGAGCTTGCACGGCTTTCCGAAAAATGA